CGCGAACGTCGCCAGAATCGGCAACAGCGTCAGCACCGTCACGCCGAGCAACATCGGGCTGACGAACAGCCATCCGGCGATCGATTCCCGACGCCTGAGCGACATCCCGCATCCCTCCCGTTCAAGCCCCGTCTTGCCCGTCGGATTGGTTTCATTATAAAAAAAGCCGGCCGGGTGGCCGTAATACAATTTTGATGCGTATGCGATTATTTTGACTTCTTCACGGCGGATGGACCGCCGGACGGCGGACGGCCGGGGCATGTTCGCCGGCAGGAGGATGTTCGCCGAAACTTTTCGGCGGCGGCCATCGTCTGATTTGAAGAGGAATGAAACTTTTTCCGGGGAGCGATGTTTCGTGAAATCAAAACGAACCTCTGTCCTCTTTGCCCTGGCCGTCCTGTTGCCGGCGGCGGTCGTCCTGGCGGCCGCGGCGTTCGCGGCGGCGCCGGCGGCGAATCCGGTGCGGCTGTTCGTCGACGGCCGGGAACTCTTCTTGAGCCCTGCGCCGGAAATTCGGGACGGCGCCGTCGTCGCACCGGTCCGCCCGGTCGCCGAAGCGCTGGGCGCCGACGTGCGCTGGGACGGACAGAACCGGTCCGTTCACGTCTCAACCGGTCCTTCGGTCGCCCGCGAACAGGTGATCGAATGGATCGCCGAACAAGGACGGGAAAACGATTATTTCTGGGACGGCCTATGGTACGAGGAAGCCGACCTCGACGGCGACGCCGACCTCGAAGTCGTCGCCGGCATCGACGGCGCTGTACACCTCGGCCAATTTTTCATTTTCGACCGGGCGCAAGACGGCCGCTACAAGCTCGTCAAGGAAGAAGGTTGGAAAGTGGAGCGGGTGCGGCTCGACGATCCGATCGAAATGGACGGCAAAAAATTGTTTCAGATCGTCAAGCGGACGGGCGGCACTGGGCTCGACATCTACATCGCCCACCTGTTCTACATGGAGAACGGAAACGTCGTCGACGCCTGGGAAGGAATCTTGCGGGAGATTCAGATGGCGTCCGAACCGAAAAACTATACATTGAAAGTAGGAAATTATCAGATCGATCCCGGCACGCGCTCGCTGTACGCGTGGGAATCGGTGTACCGGCTGGACGAAACGGGAACGCGGACGATCGGCGATCCCGCGACCGTCGTGAAGAAATACCGGTTCGACGGGACGCGGTTCGTCGAGTGAAAACTTTACGCGCCGTCGGCGCAAACCGTATAATGAACTCAAAACCGAAGTAAAAGTATAGGGTGAGCCGGAGGAAACGGCCGTGACCGACGAGCGTCTGCGGGTCAAAATCGAAGATTACGTCCGAGCGGTGGCCAGACTGGGAGAAGGACTGGAGGAAGATCTGTCCAATCCGCTGGTCTACGACGGCGTCATCCAACGATTCGAATTCACTTACGAACTGGCGTGGAAATGCCTGAAAGCGTATCTGGAACGCGAAGGATTGCAGCCGGCCTCCACCCCCCGCGCGGTATTCAAAGAAGCGTTCGCATCCGGGTTTCTTCCGGACGGAGACGTCTGGATCGACATGATCGACGATCGGAATTTGACCGTTCATACCCACAACGACTCGCTGGCCCGGCAAATTTATCAGCATGTCAAGGAACGGTACTATCCGGCCCTGGCGGATCTGGCCCGGGCATTGGCGGAGGCGGTCTCGTGACGAGTTTCGGACTGCCGGACGGCATCGTAAAGGCGATTGTCGACGAACTGAAAAGCCGGGATCAGGTCAAACGCGCCGTCCTCTTCGGTTCCCGCGCCCGAGGCGACTTTCGCGACCGATCGGACATCGATCTGGCGATCGAATGCGACGGACCGATGCCGACCGGTCTGCGTACGGCTTTAGACCGGGCGGCGAGAATTTACAAGATCGATATCGTCGATATGTACGCTTTGCAGGATGAACGGTTACGCCGGGACATTGATCGGGAAGGCGTGGGGATTTATCGAAAGTCGCGGTCGTAAGATTGACGCTTTATCCTCGAACCTCGAGCTCGACATCGGCAAGACGGCGGTCGATATGCCGGATTTTTTCCTTGACGTCCGTCATATCTTCGGAGACGCGAACGACTTGTTCGAAGGTGGCTGAAAGTTTGGCTTCCATCCGGTGGACAGTGGATTTGACGTCCAGCAGTTCATGGTTCATAGCATCGAATTTACGATCCATCGCCTCAAACCGCCGGTCGATCACCTCGAACCGTTGGTCCATCGCCTCGAATCGGCGATCGATGGCCTCGAATCGCTGATCGATGGTCTCAAACCGCCGGTCGATCGCCTCGAACCGTCGGTCCATCGCCTCGAATCGGCGATCGATGGCCTCGAACCGCCGATCCATCTCCTCAAATCGGCGATCGATAGCCTCGAACCGTTGGTCCATCGCCTCGAACCGCCGGTCCATCTCCTCAAATCGGCGATCAATAGCCTCGAATCGGCGATCGATGGCCTCGAACCGTTGGTCCATCTCGCCGACTTTCCGGTTCACTTCATCGATCTTGCCGATGATCTGCATCAGCAATTCTTCTTGCATCGTCCCACCCCGGACAAGCAGCTTAGATTCATCATATCACGGCGGATGGAAGGGCGACAACAGGTTCTGGTCAATAAAAATCTATTTTAAGAACGATTTTTTCAAGTCGCCTTCCATATCAGCACCGCCACCCCAAACACCGCCAACGCCCACACGATCAACACCGCCGCCCCCGCCCGCCAGTCGCGCCTCCGCACGTCGGCGCGCAATCGCGCCAGCCGTCGGCAATCATCCAACACTTCTTCCGGCACAAGCCGGAGCGCCAGCCAAATACCGAACGGCACGACGACCAGATCGTCCAGATGGCCGAGCACCGGCACGAAATCCGGAATCAGGTCGATGGGACTGAACGCATAGGCGACGACGCACGCGGCTGCAAACTTCGCATACCAGGGCGTCCGCGCGTCGCGGCACGCCCAGTAAAGCGCCTCCAATTCGGATTTCAGACGGTCCGCGCGATGTTTCGCCTTCCGCAGCCATGTTGTCGTTTTCAACAAAACTCCAGCCCCTTTCTCACGAAATATTGCAGACTTGGCGACCGATGACGTCCAAGATCGATGAGCGGCGCGATCGCTTCCGCCCATTCACGCTTCCGCGCACCGACCGAGGCATATCCCTTTCGTCTCAGCCCCGCCGCTTTTTCCGGGCATACCGCATCGGCAAGCAATTCCCAAGTTCCGCACAAGGCGTTCGGCTCATACCTTTGCAAAACATGCCGGCGAGCTCACGGATACGCAGCCGTCACCGCTTCCAGGTCACCGAGCAGCCAAGCTTCATCGGATCGCCGCTTCTGTCGTTGGAAAGACGGCCGATCTTCACGTCCCGCAATACCCCGAAATTTTGCACGCGGAATCCTTCCAGCATCCCCACGCCGTTCACCTCCGTCTCTTTTCCATTTATAAAAGTTTTTCCAACTTTCCGAAACCGAAAAGGCCGGGCGGCACCGTCCGATGACGGCGTCGCCCGGCCCGCAAAGCCGAAAAGCCAGTGTCTTTCGCGCCTTTTACCGACTCTCCGGAACGTATGTCGCCTGCCGGTACGTGCGGAAGCCGCCGGTGAGGTTTTTGGCGCGGAATCCGTGCTGCCTGAGCAGCCGCGCGGCGATGTACCCACGAAAGCCGACTTCGCAATACGTCCAGATTTCGCGGTCGCGGTCCAGTTCGCCGAGCCGCCGGCGCAAGTCGTCGACCGGAATGTTGACGGCGCCGGCGATATGCCCCGCGGCGTATTCGGCCGGCGACCGGACGTCGACCAGCGTCGTCCGCTCTGCGTCGCGGTTTTGCACGTCGCGATACGTGCAGACGTCGATCAGCCCGCGCAAGACGTTTTCGGCCTGGTAAGCCGCCAGGTGGACCGGGTCTTTCGCCGAAGAATACGGCGGCGCGTAAGCGAGTTCCAAGTCCGCCAGATCGAATACCGTGCCGCGCAGCCGGACGACGGTCGCGATCACGTCGATCCGCTTGTCGACGCCGTCTGCGCCGACTGCCTGCGCGCCGAACACCCTCCCGTCGTCGCCGAACAGCAATTTTAGCGCCATCGGTGCGGCGCCGGGATAATACGAAGCGTGCGAATTCGCGTGCACCGTCACCGTCCGGAACGGAACGCCGCGGCGGCGTAAGGCCGTTTCGTTCGCGCCTGTACACGCAGCGGTCAGACCGAACGCCCGGACGATCGCCGTGCCCACCGCACCGC
The sequence above is drawn from the Candidatus Reconcilbacillus cellulovorans genome and encodes:
- a CDS encoding nucleotidyltransferase — encoded protein: MTDERLRVKIEDYVRAVARLGEGLEEDLSNPLVYDGVIQRFEFTYELAWKCLKAYLEREGLQPASTPRAVFKEAFASGFLPDGDVWIDMIDDRNLTVHTHNDSLARQIYQHVKERYYPALADLARALAEAVS
- a CDS encoding nucleotidyltransferase, yielding MTSFGLPDGIVKAIVDELKSRDQVKRAVLFGSRARGDFRDRSDIDLAIECDGPMPTGLRTALDRAARIYKIDIVDMYALQDERLRRDIDREGVGIYRKSRS